Proteins encoded together in one Sceloporus undulatus isolate JIND9_A2432 ecotype Alabama chromosome 4, SceUnd_v1.1, whole genome shotgun sequence window:
- the MAPRE1 gene encoding microtubule-associated protein RP/EB family member 1 produces the protein MAVNVYSTSVTSDNLSRHDMLAWINESLQLNLTKIEQLCSGAAYCQFMDMLFPGSVTLKKVKFQAKLEHEYIQNFKVLQAGFKRMGVDKIIPVDKLVKGKFQDNFEFVQWFKKFFDANYDGKDYDPVAARQGQETAPAPALVVPLLNKPKKNLTSGGTAPTRPMVAQRTTVANKTGPGMVKKAPAGIGEDESAELIQQINVLKMTVEDLEKERDFYFGKLRNIELICQENEGESDPVLQRIVEILYATDEGFVIPDEGAPPEEQEEY, from the exons ATGGCAGTTAACGTTTATTCCACCTCAGTGACAAGCGACAACTTGAGTCGACATGATATGCTTGCCTGGATTAACGAGTCGTTACAGTTGAACTTGACAAAGATAGAACAGCTTTGCTCAG GTGCTGCTTATTGTCAGTTTATGGACATGCTCTTCCCTGGTTCAGTAACACTGAAGAAGGTGAAATTCCAAGCAAAGTTGGAACATGAATATATTCAGAATTTCAAGGTGCTACAAGCAGGTTTTAAGCGAATGGGCGTTGACAAA ATAATCCCTGTGGACAAATTAGTGAAAGGAAAATTCCAAGACAATTTTGAATTTGTTCAATGGTTCAAAAAGTTCTTTGATGCAAATTATGATGGAAAGGACTATGACCCTGTGGCAGCCCGGCAAGGCCAGGAGACAGCACCAGCACCAGCTCTTGTTGTCCCGCTCCTGAATAAACCTAAGAAAAACCTTACTTCAGGTGGCACAG CTCCAACAAGACCCATGGTTGCCCAAAGAACAACGGTGGCTAATAAAACTGGACCTGGAATGGTTAAAAAGGCTCCTGCAGGAATTGGGGAGGATGAGTCTGCTGAATTGATCCAGCAG ATCAACGTATtaaagatgacagttgaagatttggagaaagaaagagacttctACTTTGGAAAACTGAGGAACATTGAGCTGATTTGTCAGGAGAATGAAGGGGAGAGTGACCCAGTTCTGCAGAGGATTGTCGAGATTCTTTATGCTACTGAT GAAGGCTTTGTGATACCAGATGAAGGCGCACCACCAGAAGAGCAAGAGGAGTATTAA